A DNA window from Daucus carota subsp. sativus chromosome 3, DH1 v3.0, whole genome shotgun sequence contains the following coding sequences:
- the LOC108215298 gene encoding spermine synthase, which yields MAGDVGSGMEDQTLMDVKGRNGTSTDQDEAKIPSCCVKARSLDPEFEANCHSTVVSGWFSEPQSSADKSGKCIYFNNPMWPGEAHSLKMDKILYKEKSKYQEILVFESAAYGKVLVLDGILQLTEKDECAYQEMIAHLPLCSIASPKNVLVVGGGDGGVLREICRHSSVEHIDICEIDNMVIDVSKRFFPELAIGYEDSRVQLHVGDGAEFLRNAPEGKYDAIIVDGSDPIGPAQELVEQPFFESAARALRPGGVFCSMAESMWLHTHLIDDMYGACQNAFKGSVHYAWTSVPTYPSGVIGFLICSTEGPPVDFRNPANPIEMLDGALNYRRELRFYNSEVHTAAFALPSFVKREVSRL from the exons ATGGCAGGCGACGTAGGAAGCGGTATGGAGGACCAGACTTTGATGGATGTGAAGGGGAGAAATGGGACTAGCACAGATCAGGATGAGGCCAAAATTCCATCTTGTTGTGTGAAGGCTAGAAGTCTTGATCCTGAGTTTGAAGCTAATTGTCATTCCACTGTGGTTTCTGGATGGTTCTCTGAGCCTCAGTCATCTGCAG ATAAAAGTGGcaaatgtatttattttaacaatCCAATGTGGCCag GAGAAGCACATTCCCTGAAAATGGATAAGATTTTGTACAAAGAGAAGTCCAAGTACCAAGAGATCCTTGTGTTTGAG TCCGCTGCATATGGAAAGGTGCTTGTACTTGATGGGATTCTTCAGTTAACGGAGAAAGATGAATGTGCATATCAGGAGATGATTGCTCATCTTCCACTTTGCTCAATTGCATCCCCCAAGAAT GTCCTGGTTGTTGGTGGTGGTGATGGCGGAGTATTGAGGGAAATTTGTCGTCACAGCTCTGTGGAGCATATTGATATATGTGAAATAGATAACATGGTTATAGAT GTGAGTAAGAGGTTTTTTCCAGAGCTGGCTATTGGATATGAGGATTCCCGTGTCCAACTTCATGTTGGCGATG GTGCCGAGTTTTTAAGGAATGCACCTGAAGGGAAGTATGATGCAATCATTGTTGATGGATCTGATCCTATTG GTCCTGCTCAAGAACTAGTGGAACAGCCTTTTTTCGAGTCTGCAGCAAGAGCACTGAGACCTGGAGGTGTTTTTTGTAGCATGGCAGAGAGTATGTGGCTACATACACATCTTATAGATGATATGTATGGTGCTTGCCAAAATGCATTTAAGGGTTCTGTTCATTATGCATGGACAAGTGTTCCAACATATCCTAG TGGTGTTATTGGATTTTTGATCTGTTCAACTGAAGGACCACCTGTGGATTTTAGGAACCCTGCTAACCCTATTGAGATGTTAGATGGAGCCCTCAACTATAGGAGGGAACTTAGGTTTTACAATTCGGAG GTTCATACAGCAGCCTTTGCATTGCCTTCATTTGTCAAAAGGGAAGTGAGTCGGCTTTGA